The DNA sequence CGGCTTGAACTCGTCGGAGCCGTAGGGGTGCAGGTAGGTGGCCTGCAGGGCGGTGCCGAAGGGCAGCCCGGACCGGACCATCCGGCGGTGCATCTCCACCTCGTCGCCGCGGACGAACAGCCGCAGGTCCGGCACCCCGATCACCTCGAGGGTGGAGGCCCGGAACAGGGCGCCGTTGAAGAACGAGGCGATCCCGGGGAGCAGGTCGTCGGTGCCCAGCGCCGAGCGGGACCGGTGCCAGGTGACGCCGCGGCGCAGCGGGAAGGCGAGCCGGTCCGGCGAGGCCTTGTCGGCCACCACCGGCGACACCGCGGCCAGCCCGTGCCGCTCCGCGACGTCGAGCAGGGTCGCCAGGGTGGACTCGTCGGCGGCGTGGCCGTCGTCGTCGGCCAGGAAGATCCACTCGGCGCCCATCGCGAGGGCGTGCAGCATCCCGAGGGCGAAGCCGCCGGCGCCGCCGAGGTTGGACCACGACGGCAGCCAGGTCGTCGGCAGCGGCACGGCCTCGACGGCGTCGCGCGCGGGGAGGTCCGGCCCGTTGTCGACGACGATCAGGTGGGCCAGCGGGTGGGTCTGCTTCGCCATCGCCGCGAGCGAGTCGACGAGGAGGTCGGCGCGGTGGCGCGTCACGATGACGCCGACGACCGAGCCGGGCGGGAGTGGTCCGGTCACGACGGGGTCCGCCCCTTGTAGTGGTCGAGGACCTCGTGCAGCGGGCCGTACTCCTTGATCGTCCCGTGTTCCATCCACAGCGCGGTGTCGCACAGGTCGGCGAGGAACTCGTCGGAGTGCGAGGCGAACACGAGGATCCCGGAGCGGTCGACGAGCTCGTGCAGCCGGTCGCGGGCCTTGTTCAGGAACTCCGAGTCGACGGCGCCGATGCCCTCGTCGAGCAGCAGGATCTCGGGGTCGATCGAGGTGACGACGCCGAGCGCGAGCCGCACCCGCATGCCCGTGGAGTACGCCCGCAGCGGCATCTCCAGGTAGTCGCCGAGCTCGGTGAAGGCGGCGATGTCGTCGATCCGCGCCTCCATCTGCTTGCGCGTCATGCCCAGGAACAGGCCGCGGATCAGGATGTTCTCGTAGCCGGAGATCTCCGGGTCCATCCCGACGGCGAGGTCGAAGACGGGCGCGACCTTGCCGCGGACCATCGAGCGGCCACGGGTGGGCTCGTAGATGCCGGCCATCAGCCGCAGCAGCGTGGACTTGCCGGCGCCGTTGTGCCCGACGAGTGCGACGCGCGCGCCCTTGTCCAGGCTGACGGTGATGTCGCGCAGCGCCTCGATGATCGGCACCTTGGCGTCGGTGCCGATCCGGCCGCCCGCCTTGCCGAGGACGGCCTTCTTCAGCGAGCGCGTCTTGGCGTCGAAGATCGGGAAGTCCACGCCTGCGGCGTCGATCCGGATGCGGGGTTCAGTCACAGAGGTTCACACCCAGTACGCGACGCGGGAGCGGTAGTTGCGCAGGCAGATCAGCGCGGCGGTCCAGCCGACCAGCGTGATCACGCCGGTCACCAGCCAGTACCGGCCGACGATCTCCTGGCCGAGCAGTGGCTGGCGCACGATCTCGACGAAGTGGAAGACCGGGTTCAGCTCGACCAGCTGGGCACGTTCGCGGGCGGCCGGGTTGTCGCTGAGGATGTCCACCGACCAGACGATCGGGGTCAGGTAGAAGACCAGCTGGGTGACGCTGGCGATGATCGGCGGGATGTCCCGGAACCGGGTCGCGAGGATCCCGGCGAGGATCGCGACCCACGCCCCGTTCACCGCCAGCAGCACGAACGCCGGGACCGCCAGCAGCGACGACAGCCCCAGCGGGTGCGGGAACACGATCATCAGCACGACCCAGACGACCAGGTTGTGCAGGAAGAACAGCGTCTGCCGCCACACGAGCCGGTAGATGTGCAGGCTCAGCGGTGCCGGGAGGAACTTGATCAGGCCCTCGTTGGCGATGAAGACCTCGCTGCCCTCGAGGATGCAGCCGGACACGAAGTTCCAGATCAGCAGCCCGACGGCGACGTGCGGGAGGAAGGTCGCCAGCGAGATCTGGAACAGCGCCGAGTAGAGGATCCCGAGGCCGAGCGCGATGACGCCCATGCTGATCGAGATCCACAGCGGTCCCAGGACCGAGCGCCGGTAGCGCTGCTTGATGTCCTGCCAGCCCAGGTAGCCCCACAGCGGTCGTTGCCGCCAGCCCTGGGCGAGGTCCGCGAAGGCCCGCTTCCAGCTGCGCGGGCTCGACACCTCGGACGGGTCGACGACGTCGCCCGGCTCGTCGGTCACGGTCACGGCCACCCGACGAGGGTACTCACGGCCCCCGGCGCGGCCCGGCAGGGGAGCCCCCTGCCGGGCGCGACCGAAACCGCAGGTCGACGGCGCGCGGCGACCGACCTCAGAGGTACTGCCCCGTACCCCGGCCCATGCCCTCCGGGATGTTCTGGTCGGGTGCGCCACCCACACCGGGGGGCAGTCCGCGACGCATCTGTTCCAGCTGCGCGCGGGCGGCCATCTGCTGGGCGAACAGCGCGGTCTGGATGCCGTGGAACAGCCCCTCCAGCCAGCCCACCAGCTGGGCCTGGGCGATCCGCAGCTCGCCCTCCGACGGCGTCTTGTCCGCCGTGAACGGGAGGCTGAGCCGCTGCAGCTCCTCGCGCAGCTCCGGCGCCAGGCCTTCCTCGAGCTCCTTGACGGAGTTCTCGTGGATCTCCTTGAGTCGCTCGCGGGACGCCTCGTCCAGCGGCGCGGCCTTCACCTCCTCGAGCAGCTGCTTGATCATGGTGCCGATCCGCATGACCTTCGCGGGCTGCTCGACCATCGATGCGGGGCTCTGGGCCTCGTCGTCCTGCGGGACCGACGCCATGCCCACCGGACGCCCGTCGGCGCCGACCACCACGACCCGGTCCCCGGGTGTCTCCTGCTCGTCGCTCATGTCCGCCATTCTGGACCCGCCCGCTCAGGAGTTCACGAGCAGGAGCTTGCCGGTCACTCCACCGGCGTCGAGCCTGCGGTGCGCCTCGGCCGCGTCGGACATCGCGAACCGCTCGAAGACCACCGGCCGCACCCGGCCGTCGGCGAACAGCGGCCACACGTTCCCGGCGACCCCCGCGACGACCTCGGCCTTGGAGTGCGGCCCCTCGACCGGGCGTCCGCGCAGGCCCATCGCCGAGATGTGCCCGCGCTTGGCGAGCAGCGCGCCGATGTTCAGCTCCGCCTTCACCCCGCCCTGCATGCCGATGATCATGAGGCGGCCGTCGCGGGCGAGCGCGGACAGGTTGTTCGTCAGGCCCTTGGCGCCCATGTTGTCGAGGATGATGTCGGCGCCGTGGCCGTCGGTGGCCTTCTTCAGCGCCTCGGCGATGTCGTCGTGGTAGTCGATGACGATGTCCGCGCCCAGGTCGCGGCAGAACTGCAGCCGGTCGGCGTGCCCCGCGGTCGCGGCGACCCGGGCGCCGAACGCCTTGGCGACCTGGATCGCGTGCGTCCCGATGCCCGACGAGCCGCCCTGGACCAGGAAGGTCTCACCCTCGGCGAGACGCCCCTCCAGGAACACGTTCGACCAGACCGTGCACGCGACCTCGGGCAGGCCGCCGGCCTCGGTCAGGGAGACGCCCTCGGGGACGGGCAGCAGCTGCGGTGCCGGGACGGCGACCTTCGTCGCGTAGCCGCCACCGACGAGCAGGGCGCAGACCTCGTCACCGACCGACCAGCCGGTGACCCCCTCGCCGAGCGCGGCGATCCGGCCCGCGCACTCCAGCCCGAGGATCTCCGAGGCGCCCGGCGGGACCGGGTAGTTGCCCTGGACCTGCAGCAGGTCGGCCCGGTTGACGGCCGAGGACACGACGTCGAGCACGACCTCGCCCGGTGCGGGCTCGGGGTCGGGCACCTGCGCCCACGCCATGTTCTCCGGTCCGCCGTACTCGCTCAGGGTGATCGCCCACATGCCCGCGACGGTATTCCGTGGCGCCGTCGTCGGCGATCGGAGGATCATCGCCCGATGGACGTGCTGCCCGCGCCGATCGACCCGGTGCCCGACCCGTGGCCGATGGCCGGGCTGGTGCTGCGGACCCCGCACCTGGAGCTGCGGACCGAGGACGACGTGTCGCTGCGCGAGCTGGTCGCGGCCGTCCACGCGAGCGGGATCCACCCGTCGTCGGAGATGCCGTTCCGCATGCCGTGGACCCGGGCTGACCCGCGCCACCTGGGGCGCGGCATGGTGCAGTACTTCTGGGGGAACCGGGCGAGGGCGTCACCGGAGTGGTGGACGCTGACGTTCGTCGTACGGGCACAGGACCGGGTGATCGGCCTGCAGGACGTGGTGGGGGACCGGTTCGGTGTGCGCCGCGAGGTCTCGACCGGCTCGTACCTGGTGCGCCACGCGCAGGGCCGCGGGTACGGGAACGAGATGCGCGCCGCGGTGCTGGCGTTCGCCTTCGACCACCTCGGGGCACTGGTGGCGCGCTCGGAGTACCTGACGGGCAACGCGCGGTCCGCGGCGGTGTCGGCCCGGCTCGGCTACCGCGACGACGGCACCGCCACGATCGTGCACGACGACGAGCGCGTCACCGAGTACCGGGTACGCCTCGACCGGGAGGCGTTCGTGCGGCCCGGGTGGGAGCCGGTCGTCGAGGGCTACACCGCGGACCTGGCGGGGTTCCTCGCCGCGGAGCCCCTGGTCAGCTGAAGATCAGCGCGCGGTGCCGGGGCAGCCGCAGCCACACCTGCCCGGCGACGAGCAGCACGGCCAGCACGGCGAACCACTGCACGGCGTGCACGGCGGGCACCACGTCGACCGGCAACGTGTACGCGGCCTGCACCCGCAGCGCTGCGTCGGCGAACAGCCCGGCTGCCCAGCCCGCCGTCAGCCACCGCCAGATTCCACGGAACCGCGCCGACGACGCCCAGCGGCGGTCCCACTCGTCGGGACTGTGGCCGGCTTCGGTGAGGGTGAGCCGCCCGACGGTGAACAGCACCGGACGGGCCGTCGGGACGCTCGCCAGCAGGACCGCGCCGAGGGCGGCGGTGACCAGGGCGTCGCGGGCGAGCAGGACCCGTTCGTCCCCGCCGACCAGCGCCGTCGCCGCACTCGCCAGGCACAGCGCGAGCACCAGCAGGGCGAACCACTCGGCGCGCCGGTCACGCGCCAGCACCCACAGCGCCCGCGCCGCCGGGACCGCGGCCCCGGCGAGCAGCGCGGTCACCGCGTCGGCGCCGGCGGCGCGCAGGCCGTAGAACAGCACCAGCGGCGCGACGAGGTCGGCGAGCACCGTCGTCACGAGCTCCCGGCGGCTCACGCCGCCACCAGTGACGAGAGGCGCTCGGCGACCCGCTCCGGGAACTCGCCGGGCAGCGCGTGGCCTGCGTCCGGCCACACCTCGACGGTGCCGCGGGGCAGCAACGCGGCCCGCTCCCGGGCGCGGACGGGGTCGAGCATCGTGCTGCGCCCGCCCAGCAGCACCAGGGTGCGGACCTCGACCGCGGCCACGTCGCGCGCCGAGGGCAGCGACGGGTGCGGCACCGCCGAGGCGTAGCCGGACAGGCCGGCCTCGATCAACCGGGCGACCGGGTCGTCGCCGACGTCGGCACCGCCGCCCAGGCGGGCGACGAACAGCCTGCGCAGCCACGACGGCGCGCCGGGGAGCGCTCCGAGCGAGGCGGCCACGGTCCCCGGTGGGATGCGGGCGAACGTGACGGCCGGGTCGAGCAGGGTCAGCGTCCGGATCCCGGCCGGCGCGCGGAGGGCGACCTCGAACGCGAGGCGGCCGCCGAGCGAGGTCCCGACGAGGTGGCACGGTCCGAGCACGTCCAGCACGTCGCGCAGCCAGCGGACCTGGTCGGCGAGGTTCCGGATCGGCACGTCCTGGGCGCTCGCCCCCGGGCCGCCGAGCGGGTCCACGAGGTGGACGGTCGCGAGCCGGCGCAACGCGGGCACGTTCGGTTCCCAGCTCACCCCCGGTGAGCCCGCGCCCGGGAGCAGGACGAGCGGCGTCCCGGCCGGTCCCTCGCAGGTCAGGACCCGGACGGAGCCGTGGCTCGTGTCGATGTACCTGCCGGTCGTCGGTCCCAGCCCTGCGACGACGGTGCGGTGCAGCGTGCGGAAGCGGTCGCGGGCCGCGGTGCTGGTGAAGTGTCCGGTGCGCATCGGTCCCCCTATTTTACGATACGATCAGACTGTAAAAGCGGACGGCGTTTTTCGCAAGCCGATCGGATTGGAACGGGGTGGGCGATGCCGAGGGTGGTCGACCACGGCCTGCGGCGCGACGAGATCGCGCGGGCGCTGTGGCGGATCGCGGCCGCGGAGGGGCTGGAGGCGGTCAGCCTGGCGCGGGTCGCGCAGGAGGCCGGGGTGTCCAAGGGGCGGGTGCAGCACTACTTCGCCTCCCGCGACGAGCTGCTGGACTTCGCGGCACAGCAGCTGCGGCTGCGGGTCGACGAGCGGGTGCGCGCGCGGATGGCGACGGCCGCGCCGTCCTCGCCGCTGGAGGAGGTCCGCGTCCTGCTGGGCGCGCTGTTCCCGCTCGACGACGAGGCCCGCGCCGACGCCCGTGTCGGCTCCGCCTTCCTCATCCGGTCCCTCGGCGACGAGCGGCTGCGCGAGACCTACCGGGCCGGTGACCGGCTCCTCCACGACGCCGTCGCCGACCGGCTCGCCGCGGCCCGTGACCGCGGCGAGCTCGCCGCGCTCGACCCGGACCGCGAGGCCGTCGTGCTGCTCGCGCTGGCCGGCGGTCTCGCGGAGTCGGTGCTGCTGGGCGGTACCGACGGTGCCGGTGCGCTCGCCGTGCTGGACCACCAGCTGGGTCGGCTGCGCCCGTAGCGGGCTCCCGGCCGGGGTCTCAGTCGAGGCTGCGCGCGGCGAAGGTGTCGCAGGCGTCCGGGTTGCCGCTCTGCAGCCCGGTGGCGAACCACTTCTCCCGCTGCGCGGAGCTGCCGTGCGAGAACTGGGACTCGTCGACGCGGCCGCCGCCCAGGTTGGACTGGATGTAGTCGTCGCCGATCCGGGACGCGGTGTCCAGGGCGGCGTCGATGTCGGACCGGTTCAGCTCGCTGATCAGCGGCCTGCCCGACGGGCCGGGCGTGGTCGTCGCGTGGTTCGCCCACACGCCCGCGTAGCAGTCGGCCTGCAGCTCGAGGCGCACCGAGCCCGAGGTGGGGCCGGTGTCGTTGCCCGCCCGGCGGTTGGTGCCGGTCAGGTTCTGGATGTGGTGGCCGTACTCGTGGGCCATCACGTAGGCCTGGGAGAACGGCCCGCCCTGCGCGCCGAAGCGGGTCTGCAGCTCCTGGAAGAAGGTGAGGTCGATGTAGATCTCGGAGTCGGCGGGGCAGTAGAACGGCCCGCTGTCCGACGTCGCCGAGCCGCAGCCGTCGGTGCTGACCCCGCCGGAGAAGAAGTTCGTCCGCGGCGGGGTGAAGCCGGAGGTGAACTGGGTGACCCAGAAGTCGTCGAGGGAGTTGACGACGGCGACGACGCGGCAGTCGGTCGAGGTGTTCGCCGACTCGCCGGTGGCGCAGTTCTGCTGCAGCGAGGAGTTGTCCGCGGTCTGGCCGGAGCCGACCTGGTCGAGTCCGGGGTAGCCGCCGCCCGCCCCCATCCCGGACATGTCGACGCCCGCGAAGTTCGACAGGAGCAGGTAGAGGATGACGCCGACGAGGCCCAGACCGCCGCCCGCACCGGCCACCCGGCCGCCGACCCCGCCGCCCCGGCCGCCGCCGGACCCGCGCAGGTCGTCCACGCCGGACGTGTCGAGCCGGGCGTTCTCGTCGAACCGCACGTCGTCCTCCCGAGATGAGACCGGGGGAATCCCACCACATCGCGCCGGACCGCACCGGCGCGGACGTCACCCGCCACCCGTCAGGGGGTGGCGGGTGACGTCCGCCAGGTCGCGGGGGCGCTGCCGTGGGCGGCACGGAAGCGTCGGGCGAAGTAGCCGGGATCGGGGTAGCCGACGCGGACCCCGATGTCGGCGACCGGCAGGTCGGTGGACGTCAACAGCCGGCGCGCCTCCCGCAGTCGCCGCTCGGTGATCCACTGCTGCACGGTCCGTCCGGTCCCGCGCCGCACGACGGTCGTCAGGTGCCCGGGGGTGAGCCCGACGAGCGCAGCGACGTCGCGCAGCGACAGCGGCCCGGCGAACCGCTCCTCGACGACGGCGAACACCGCCGCCAGCAGCGGGTCACCGGACTCGGCGGGCACGTCGTCGACGAGCCGGCCGAGCGCGACCAGCAGCAGGGTGAGGTGGGCGCGGGCGGCCTCGGCGTGGCCGTCGCGGCGACGGGACAGCTCGTCGTCGAGATCGGCGAGACGGCTCCGCCAGGTCGCCCGGTCGCCCGGCGGGACGGCGATCCGCTGCCCGCCGCCGCGGTGGCGACCGACGAACGGGGCGAGCAGCGGATGGTCCCGCCAGGACGCGGGCGCGACCGCCTCCGCGGGGAACAGGACCGACCACAGCTCCCCGGGCGGACCCGTGCTCTCCACGGCGTGGTCGACCACCGCACCGGGCGCGATCACGAACGCGTCGCCCTCGCGGAGGTCCCAGGTGCGTCCGTCGACCCGGTACGCGCACGTACCGCGCACGATGTGGACGAGCATCAGGAAGTCGTGTGCGTGCGCGCCCCGCACCCGCGGCAGGGTCACCCCCGACCCGTCGACGTGCTGTACCGAGATCGGTACCGGCGAGTGGGCGAAGCCGACGAGCGGGACATCCGAACTTCGTCCCATCACGCCCATGGATCGTGCCTGGTGGGCAGCTGGAACGCCAGCAAGACTGGATGAGGAACACGAAGTTCGTCCGAAGGGAACCGATGACCACGCACGCCCACACGCCCGCGCTCGTCAGCTCGTGGCTGTTGCCCGGCTACGACACGGTGGCCCGGCTCGGTGCCGCCGTCCCGATGTACTGGCGACTGCTGGCCCAGGCCGGCATCGGTCCGCGGGACCGCGTGCTGGAGATCGGCTGCGGCACAGGGAACGTCCTGCTGCGCGCGAAGGAGGCCGTTCCGACGGCCACCGTGCGCGGCGTCGACCCCGACCCGGAGGCGATCTCCATGGCCCGTCGCAAGGCCGCCGAGGCCGGCGTCGAGCTGGAGCTGCACGTCGGTGTGGCCGAGGACCTGCCCCTCGACGACGGCAGCGTCGACCGGGTC is a window from the Pseudonocardia sp. HH130629-09 genome containing:
- a CDS encoding glycosyltransferase family 2 protein, with amino-acid sequence MTGPLPPGSVVGVIVTRHRADLLVDSLAAMAKQTHPLAHLIVVDNGPDLPARDAVEAVPLPTTWLPSWSNLGGAGGFALGMLHALAMGAEWIFLADDDGHAADESTLATLLDVAERHGLAAVSPVVADKASPDRLAFPLRRGVTWHRSRSALGTDDLLPGIASFFNGALFRASTLEVIGVPDLRLFVRGDEVEMHRRMVRSGLPFGTALQATYLHPYGSDEFKPMLGGRLHAQDPGDAVKRFYTYRNRGYLMSQPGMRRIGLLELPRFAWYFLVTKRDPGAFRDWLTLLRQGRREQFHRAP
- a CDS encoding ABC transporter ATP-binding protein; protein product: MTEPRIRIDAAGVDFPIFDAKTRSLKKAVLGKAGGRIGTDAKVPIIEALRDITVSLDKGARVALVGHNGAGKSTLLRLMAGIYEPTRGRSMVRGKVAPVFDLAVGMDPEISGYENILIRGLFLGMTRKQMEARIDDIAAFTELGDYLEMPLRAYSTGMRVRLALGVVTSIDPEILLLDEGIGAVDSEFLNKARDRLHELVDRSGILVFASHSDEFLADLCDTALWMEHGTIKEYGPLHEVLDHYKGRTPS
- a CDS encoding ABC transporter permease gives rise to the protein MAVTVTDEPGDVVDPSEVSSPRSWKRAFADLAQGWRQRPLWGYLGWQDIKQRYRRSVLGPLWISISMGVIALGLGILYSALFQISLATFLPHVAVGLLIWNFVSGCILEGSEVFIANEGLIKFLPAPLSLHIYRLVWRQTLFFLHNLVVWVVLMIVFPHPLGLSSLLAVPAFVLLAVNGAWVAILAGILATRFRDIPPIIASVTQLVFYLTPIVWSVDILSDNPAARERAQLVELNPVFHFVEIVRQPLLGQEIVGRYWLVTGVITLVGWTAALICLRNYRSRVAYWV
- a CDS encoding bacterial proteasome activator family protein → MADMSDEQETPGDRVVVVGADGRPVGMASVPQDDEAQSPASMVEQPAKVMRIGTMIKQLLEEVKAAPLDEASRERLKEIHENSVKELEEGLAPELREELQRLSLPFTADKTPSEGELRIAQAQLVGWLEGLFHGIQTALFAQQMAARAQLEQMRRGLPPGVGGAPDQNIPEGMGRGTGQYL
- a CDS encoding NAD(P)H-quinone oxidoreductase → MWAITLSEYGGPENMAWAQVPDPEPAPGEVVLDVVSSAVNRADLLQVQGNYPVPPGASEILGLECAGRIAALGEGVTGWSVGDEVCALLVGGGYATKVAVPAPQLLPVPEGVSLTEAGGLPEVACTVWSNVFLEGRLAEGETFLVQGGSSGIGTHAIQVAKAFGARVAATAGHADRLQFCRDLGADIVIDYHDDIAEALKKATDGHGADIILDNMGAKGLTNNLSALARDGRLMIIGMQGGVKAELNIGALLAKRGHISAMGLRGRPVEGPHSKAEVVAGVAGNVWPLFADGRVRPVVFERFAMSDAAEAHRRLDAGGVTGKLLLVNS
- a CDS encoding GNAT family N-acetyltransferase, with the translated sequence MDVLPAPIDPVPDPWPMAGLVLRTPHLELRTEDDVSLRELVAAVHASGIHPSSEMPFRMPWTRADPRHLGRGMVQYFWGNRARASPEWWTLTFVVRAQDRVIGLQDVVGDRFGVRREVSTGSYLVRHAQGRGYGNEMRAAVLAFAFDHLGALVARSEYLTGNARSAAVSARLGYRDDGTATIVHDDERVTEYRVRLDREAFVRPGWEPVVEGYTADLAGFLAAEPLVS
- a CDS encoding VC0807 family protein; protein product: MSRRELVTTVLADLVAPLVLFYGLRAAGADAVTALLAGAAVPAARALWVLARDRRAEWFALLVLALCLASAATALVGGDERVLLARDALVTAALGAVLLASVPTARPVLFTVGRLTLTEAGHSPDEWDRRWASSARFRGIWRWLTAGWAAGLFADAALRVQAAYTLPVDVVPAVHAVQWFAVLAVLLVAGQVWLRLPRHRALIFS
- a CDS encoding alpha/beta fold hydrolase, with the protein product MRTGHFTSTAARDRFRTLHRTVVAGLGPTTGRYIDTSHGSVRVLTCEGPAGTPLVLLPGAGSPGVSWEPNVPALRRLATVHLVDPLGGPGASAQDVPIRNLADQVRWLRDVLDVLGPCHLVGTSLGGRLAFEVALRAPAGIRTLTLLDPAVTFARIPPGTVAASLGALPGAPSWLRRLFVARLGGGADVGDDPVARLIEAGLSGYASAVPHPSLPSARDVAAVEVRTLVLLGGRSTMLDPVRARERAALLPRGTVEVWPDAGHALPGEFPERVAERLSSLVAA
- a CDS encoding TetR/AcrR family transcriptional regulator, with the protein product MPRVVDHGLRRDEIARALWRIAAAEGLEAVSLARVAQEAGVSKGRVQHYFASRDELLDFAAQQLRLRVDERVRARMATAAPSSPLEEVRVLLGALFPLDDEARADARVGSAFLIRSLGDERLRETYRAGDRLLHDAVADRLAAARDRGELAALDPDREAVVLLALAGGLAESVLLGGTDGAGALAVLDHQLGRLRP
- a CDS encoding KPN_02809 family neutral zinc metallopeptidase → MRFDENARLDTSGVDDLRGSGGGRGGGVGGRVAGAGGGLGLVGVILYLLLSNFAGVDMSGMGAGGGYPGLDQVGSGQTADNSSLQQNCATGESANTSTDCRVVAVVNSLDDFWVTQFTSGFTPPRTNFFSGGVSTDGCGSATSDSGPFYCPADSEIYIDLTFFQELQTRFGAQGGPFSQAYVMAHEYGHHIQNLTGTNRRAGNDTGPTSGSVRLELQADCYAGVWANHATTTPGPSGRPLISELNRSDIDAALDTASRIGDDYIQSNLGGGRVDESQFSHGSSAQREKWFATGLQSGNPDACDTFAARSLD
- a CDS encoding helix-turn-helix transcriptional regulator, with the translated sequence MGRSSDVPLVGFAHSPVPISVQHVDGSGVTLPRVRGAHAHDFLMLVHIVRGTCAYRVDGRTWDLREGDAFVIAPGAVVDHAVESTGPPGELWSVLFPAEAVAPASWRDHPLLAPFVGRHRGGGQRIAVPPGDRATWRSRLADLDDELSRRRDGHAEAARAHLTLLLVALGRLVDDVPAESGDPLLAAVFAVVEERFAGPLSLRDVAALVGLTPGHLTTVVRRGTGRTVQQWITERRLREARRLLTSTDLPVADIGVRVGYPDPGYFARRFRAAHGSAPATWRTSPATP